One stretch of Weissella koreensis KACC 15510 DNA includes these proteins:
- a CDS encoding YlxQ-related RNA-binding protein, whose translation MENRQKLLNLLGLARRARKLVTGEDMVLKAIRNGKVQLVFFAQDGGDSTKKKFTNKTQSYNVAFSTMLTRQEIADATGMARSLVAVSDRGFAKKMKEYLKQEEETQ comes from the coding sequence ATGGAAAATAGACAAAAATTATTAAACCTTTTAGGCTTAGCACGCCGCGCCAGAAAATTAGTGACCGGAGAAGATATGGTTTTAAAAGCTATTCGTAACGGAAAAGTACAACTAGTATTCTTTGCACAAGATGGTGGCGACAGCACTAAGAAAAAATTTACTAATAAAACACAAAGTTATAACGTTGCTTTTTCAACAATGTTAACTCGACAAGAAATTGCAGATGCAACTGGTATGGCACGCTCATTAGTGGCAGTTTCAGATCGAGGCTTTGCTAAAAAGATGAAAGAATATCTAAAACAAGAGGAGGAAACTCAATGA
- the rbfA gene encoding 30S ribosome-binding factor RbfA encodes MAQQNFRVGRLEQEIQRSVNEILLKRIRDPRVQDVTITGVEVTGDLQQATIYYSVLSELASVNQKAADGLTAATGLIRKEVGATLNIYKTPEIFFKKDDSVVYGNKIDDLIRQLHTEDRPKRQD; translated from the coding sequence ATGGCACAACAAAATTTCCGGGTCGGGCGTTTAGAACAAGAAATTCAACGTTCCGTTAATGAAATCTTATTAAAAAGAATTCGGGATCCCCGAGTTCAAGATGTAACAATTACCGGGGTTGAAGTTACCGGTGATTTACAACAAGCTACAATTTATTATAGTGTGTTGTCAGAGCTTGCTTCTGTTAATCAAAAAGCAGCAGATGGTTTAACTGCCGCTACGGGATTAATTCGTAAAGAGGTTGGAGCAACTTTGAATATCTATAAAACACCGGAGATATTCTTTAAAAAAGATGATTCAGTGGTTTATGGAAATAAAATTGATGATTTAATTCGTCAACTGCATACAGAAGATCGTCCTAAGCGTCAAGATTAA
- a CDS encoding ribosome maturation factor, whose protein sequence is MSEIIEKVRNVIEPVLDEQGYMLWAIEYDRMDDDMVLRALVDRKSGSINMDDLVHLTEIIGELVDTIQPDPFPDAYMLDVSSPGAERKLVQLRDYEWALNQKIVLTLKQQAANDDDLIGELIEIQNDGVVIKQTIKNKNISTPVAWTEIKGAKLALVQDRSLNSDEDFAWALNKMVQVNTYQKIDGEKVFKGELIDFDADQLVIESEEQSVSVPRTAIAKARQVSAD, encoded by the coding sequence ATGTCAGAAATTATTGAAAAAGTCCGGAATGTGATTGAACCAGTACTTGATGAACAAGGCTATATGCTTTGGGCGATTGAATATGATCGAATGGATGATGATATGGTTTTACGAGCCTTAGTTGATCGTAAGAGTGGTTCCATTAATATGGATGATTTAGTTCATTTAACTGAGATCATCGGAGAATTGGTTGATACGATTCAACCTGATCCGTTTCCAGATGCTTACATGCTAGATGTTTCATCACCAGGAGCTGAACGTAAATTAGTGCAGTTGCGTGATTATGAATGGGCTTTGAATCAAAAAATTGTCCTAACTTTGAAACAACAAGCTGCTAATGATGATGACTTGATTGGCGAATTAATTGAAATTCAAAATGATGGTGTAGTTATTAAGCAAACAATCAAGAATAAAAACATTTCGACTCCTGTAGCTTGGACCGAAATTAAAGGTGCTAAGTTAGCCTTAGTTCAAGATCGTAGTTTAAATTCAGATGAAGATTTTGCATGGGCTTTAAATAAAATGGTTCAAGTAAATACTTATCAAAAAATTGATGGTGAAAAAGTCTTTAAGGGTGAGTTGATAGACTTTGATGCAGATCAATTAGTCATTGAGTCCGAAGAGCAATCAGTGTCTGTTCCAAGGACAGCGATTGCCAAAGCTCGTCAAGTAAGCGCAGATTAA
- a CDS encoding 5'-methylthioadenosine/adenosylhomocysteine nucleosidase has translation MRYGIINAEQTEMDGLLAAMKNETIKTIQGVDFHEGLIGSNEVVVVNGGIGKVAAALTATLLLSQFEIDRVINSGSAGALGDGLKIGDIVVADELAYFDADAQVFGYEYGQVPQQPARFTADVELVSGLIASYQDQQAQVKTGLIVSGDTFINSVEQKQAIKAHFPTVQSGEMEGAAIAQVATQFKIPFAVVRAISDNANGEAGMSYDEFVVAAGEQSAKVLIDFLA, from the coding sequence ATGAGATACGGAATTATAAATGCTGAACAGACCGAAATGGATGGATTACTGGCAGCAATGAAAAACGAAACCATTAAAACAATTCAAGGTGTTGATTTTCACGAAGGTTTGATTGGATCAAACGAGGTTGTGGTGGTTAATGGTGGGATTGGAAAAGTAGCCGCAGCCTTAACAGCAACGTTATTATTATCACAATTTGAAATTGATCGAGTGATTAATTCGGGCTCCGCTGGTGCTTTAGGGGATGGCCTTAAAATTGGTGATATTGTGGTGGCTGATGAATTAGCCTACTTCGATGCAGATGCGCAAGTCTTTGGATATGAATATGGACAAGTTCCACAACAACCAGCACGTTTTACAGCTGATGTAGAATTAGTTTCAGGGTTGATTGCTTCTTATCAAGATCAACAAGCACAAGTTAAAACTGGGTTGATTGTTTCGGGAGATACTTTTATTAATTCTGTGGAACAAAAGCAAGCGATTAAAGCTCATTTTCCAACAGTTCAATCTGGTGAAATGGAAGGGGCAGCGATTGCGCAAGTTGCTACTCAATTTAAAATCCCATTTGCAGTAGTTCGTGCAATTTCAGATAATGCAAATGGTGAGGCTGGAATGTCATATGACGAATTTGTCGTGGCTGCTGGAGAACAATCAGCAAAAGTTTTAATCGATTTTTTGGCCTAG
- a CDS encoding NUDIX hydrolase, with protein sequence MAIIVINQDDQILVVHQWRAAVRAMTIEIPAGKMDKRDLKPIETAVRELNEEVRLEAGELQLITNFYSSIGFADEKIFIYYATNLTPVKKALPQDADEQLMLEWVDFSTMEQMFKNGELNDAKTSFAFLYWQSLRLKAAK encoded by the coding sequence GTGGCTATTATTGTAATCAATCAGGATGACCAGATTTTAGTCGTACATCAATGGCGTGCTGCAGTACGTGCTATGACTATTGAGATACCGGCTGGTAAAATGGATAAACGTGATCTTAAACCCATTGAAACGGCAGTTCGTGAATTAAATGAAGAGGTTCGTTTAGAAGCTGGTGAATTACAATTAATTACTAATTTTTATTCATCAATTGGATTTGCTGATGAAAAAATTTTCATCTATTATGCTACCAATTTAACACCGGTAAAAAAAGCTTTACCTCAAGATGCAGACGAACAATTAATGCTAGAATGGGTAGACTTTTCAACAATGGAACAAATGTTTAAAAATGGAGAATTAAATGATGCTAAAACTAGTTTCGCTTTTCTATATTGGCAAAGTTTAAGACTAAAGGCGGCAAAATAA
- the nusA gene encoding transcription termination factor NusA, with protein sequence MSKEIVAALDALETERGIQSEVLIDAIEVALAKAYEENYDDATNVEVNFDRKKGNIKVYQIKTVVSEEELENHNLQISLEEAHKLHKDYEIGDEIKFEVTPGDFGRLAAGKAKQIIIQKVREAERMKVYNEYKDDLDEVITGEVAYQDNRYLYVTLPGGKEAAMKTQDQMTNESYRNGDLIKVLLTEVEQEIKRGPQIFVSRTAPNLVKRLFEAEVPEVQDGTVEIKAIAREAGDRSKVAVVSYNENLDAVGTMIGQRGARVQTVISELSGENLDIIQWSEDPTEFIVNALRTTDKAEVLEVIFDLSNDRGVTVLVPDDQLSLFIGKRGQNARLAAKLTNFSIDIKPEAQRDVVYAEMEEKVGTVGTKPTMNEAEKAFEELDLN encoded by the coding sequence ATGAGTAAAGAAATCGTTGCAGCGTTAGACGCATTAGAGACGGAACGTGGAATTCAATCAGAAGTTTTAATCGATGCTATTGAAGTTGCTTTAGCTAAAGCTTATGAAGAAAACTATGATGACGCAACTAATGTTGAAGTAAATTTTGACCGTAAAAAAGGTAACATTAAAGTTTATCAAATTAAGACCGTGGTATCAGAAGAAGAATTAGAAAATCATAATTTACAAATTAGTTTAGAAGAAGCACATAAATTACATAAAGATTATGAAATTGGGGATGAAATTAAATTTGAAGTAACCCCCGGTGACTTTGGTCGTTTGGCCGCTGGAAAAGCTAAGCAAATTATTATTCAAAAAGTTCGTGAAGCCGAACGAATGAAGGTTTACAATGAATATAAAGATGACTTAGATGAGGTGATCACGGGTGAAGTGGCTTATCAGGATAATCGTTACTTATATGTAACATTACCTGGCGGAAAAGAAGCAGCTATGAAGACTCAAGATCAAATGACTAATGAAAGTTATCGAAATGGCGATCTAATTAAAGTCCTTTTGACTGAAGTAGAGCAAGAAATAAAACGTGGACCACAAATCTTCGTTTCTCGGACGGCTCCTAATTTGGTAAAACGTTTGTTTGAGGCTGAAGTTCCTGAAGTTCAAGATGGAACGGTTGAAATCAAAGCAATTGCACGTGAAGCTGGTGACCGTTCAAAGGTTGCAGTCGTTTCATATAATGAAAACTTAGATGCTGTTGGTACAATGATTGGACAACGTGGTGCACGAGTTCAAACGGTGATTTCTGAATTATCTGGAGAAAACTTAGATATCATTCAATGGTCAGAAGATCCAACAGAATTTATTGTGAACGCCCTACGGACGACCGATAAGGCTGAGGTATTGGAAGTAATCTTTGACCTATCTAATGATCGTGGTGTTACTGTTTTGGTTCCAGATGATCAGCTTTCACTTTTCATTGGGAAGCGTGGTCAAAATGCTCGCTTAGCAGCTAAATTGACTAATTTTTCAATTGATATTAAGCCAGAGGCACAACGTGACGTAGTATATGCTGAAATGGAAGAAAAGGTTGGAACAGTTGGGACTAAGCCAACAATGAATGAGGCCGAAAAAGCTTTTGAAGAACTTGACCTAAACTAG
- a CDS encoding cold-shock protein, translating into MEKINGIVKSWNEKDGYGYIEVPNEDDVFVHFSGIEDRNRNLEIGENVKLVVINGVRGAQAALVSRDLGEE; encoded by the coding sequence ATGGAAAAGATTAATGGAATTGTGAAAAGTTGGAATGAAAAAGACGGTTATGGGTATATTGAGGTTCCCAATGAAGATGATGTTTTTGTGCATTTTTCAGGAATTGAAGACCGAAATCGTAACCTTGAAATTGGCGAAAATGTTAAGTTAGTAGTTATTAACGGTGTACGTGGAGCACAAGCTGCTTTAGTGAGCCGTGACTTGGGAGAAGAATAA
- the infB gene encoding translation initiation factor IF-2 — MTKRIFELAKELNVPSKELVATAKAAGIEVKSHMSTVDADQEAALRQKKQPASKEATKSTQNAAKPANHKKEVQPVEKKSAENQKPKEQENNNQPAKAAKPAVKKVVVAQKSQGNQRNNRNNNGGWSDRRGNNNGNRRGKRNNNRNRNNNNANRPAPTVRKDQPLPETLVYSVGMNVQDIAKLIHRDATEIIKKLFMLGVMVNQNQSLDADTIEILAADYGINAEPKVEVDITDLDQFFEAEPENSDDLEPRAPVVTIMGHVDHGKTTLLDYLRNSHITEGEAGGITQHIGAYQVKLDGRVITFLDTPGHAAFTAMRARGADITDITILVVAADDGVMPQTIEAINHAKAANAPIIVAVNKIDKPGANPENVINQLMQYELIPEEYGGDTIFVNISAKFGQNIDELLEMILLQADVLDLHANPNQRAAGSVIEARLDKGRGATATVLVQQGTMHVGDPIVVGNTFGKVRTMTNDRGRRIKEATPSTPVEITGLNDVPSAGDRFVVFEDEKTARAAGEERAKRALLLDRKRNNVVSVADLFDKMAENEMKSVPVIIKADVQGSVEALAGSLKKIDVEGVKVDIIHTAVGAINESDITLAEASGAIIVGFNVRPTPQAKMQSESNSVDIRLHSVIYNAIDEIEAAMKGQLEPVFEEQVIGTAQILELFRVSKVGTIAGSMMMSGKITRDSSVRLIRDGIVIFDGKIGSLRRGKDDVKEVKNGTDFGMTIENYNDEKVGDEVEVYQMVEVKPK; from the coding sequence ATGACCAAGCGAATTTTTGAATTAGCAAAAGAATTGAATGTTCCATCAAAGGAATTGGTCGCTACGGCTAAAGCTGCTGGAATTGAAGTTAAGTCGCACATGTCAACGGTAGACGCTGACCAAGAAGCGGCTTTACGTCAAAAGAAACAACCGGCATCAAAAGAAGCAACTAAGTCAACCCAAAATGCAGCTAAGCCTGCTAATCATAAAAAAGAGGTTCAACCGGTGGAAAAAAAGTCAGCTGAGAATCAAAAACCAAAAGAACAAGAAAATAACAATCAACCAGCTAAAGCAGCCAAACCTGCTGTTAAAAAAGTTGTCGTAGCACAAAAAAGTCAAGGTAATCAACGCAACAACCGTAATAATAATGGTGGTTGGAGTGATCGCCGTGGTAATAATAACGGTAATCGCCGTGGTAAGCGTAATAATAACCGTAATCGCAACAATAATAATGCTAATCGTCCAGCACCAACTGTTCGTAAAGACCAGCCTTTACCAGAAACTTTGGTTTATTCAGTTGGGATGAATGTTCAAGATATTGCTAAGTTGATTCATCGTGATGCAACAGAAATTATCAAGAAGTTGTTTATGCTCGGTGTAATGGTCAACCAAAATCAATCTTTGGATGCTGATACAATTGAAATTTTGGCTGCGGATTATGGAATTAATGCTGAGCCAAAAGTTGAAGTTGACATTACTGATTTGGACCAATTCTTTGAAGCTGAGCCAGAAAATAGTGATGATTTAGAGCCACGAGCACCCGTTGTTACTATCATGGGACACGTCGATCATGGAAAGACAACTTTGTTGGACTATCTTCGAAACTCACACATTACAGAAGGCGAAGCTGGTGGAATTACCCAACATATTGGAGCTTACCAAGTTAAATTAGATGGACGAGTTATAACTTTCTTGGATACTCCTGGTCACGCGGCCTTTACGGCAATGCGTGCACGTGGAGCTGATATCACCGATATTACGATCTTAGTTGTTGCGGCTGATGACGGTGTGATGCCACAAACAATTGAAGCCATCAATCACGCTAAGGCAGCTAACGCACCAATTATCGTAGCAGTTAATAAGATTGATAAGCCTGGGGCTAATCCTGAAAATGTTATTAATCAATTAATGCAATACGAATTGATTCCAGAAGAATATGGTGGAGATACCATTTTCGTTAATATTTCAGCTAAGTTTGGTCAAAATATTGATGAATTATTGGAAATGATCTTGTTGCAAGCTGACGTTTTGGATTTGCATGCTAATCCTAATCAACGTGCGGCTGGTTCAGTTATTGAAGCACGTTTGGATAAGGGACGTGGAGCAACTGCTACGGTCTTAGTACAACAAGGGACAATGCACGTTGGTGATCCAATTGTTGTTGGGAATACCTTTGGTAAAGTTCGTACGATGACTAATGATCGTGGTCGTCGAATTAAAGAGGCTACACCATCAACTCCAGTTGAAATTACTGGATTAAATGATGTACCATCAGCAGGAGATCGTTTCGTGGTCTTTGAAGATGAAAAGACAGCTCGTGCAGCTGGTGAAGAACGAGCAAAGCGTGCTTTGCTTTTGGATCGTAAGCGTAATAATGTTGTTTCAGTGGCCGACCTCTTTGATAAGATGGCTGAAAATGAAATGAAGTCTGTTCCTGTTATCATCAAGGCCGATGTACAAGGATCAGTGGAAGCATTAGCTGGTTCATTGAAGAAGATCGATGTTGAAGGCGTTAAGGTTGATATTATCCACACTGCTGTTGGGGCAATTAATGAATCTGATATTACTTTGGCTGAAGCATCTGGGGCAATCATTGTCGGATTTAACGTTCGACCAACACCACAAGCAAAGATGCAATCTGAATCTAATTCAGTTGATATCCGTTTGCACTCTGTTATTTATAACGCTATTGATGAAATCGAAGCTGCTATGAAGGGTCAATTGGAACCAGTCTTTGAAGAACAAGTAATTGGAACGGCTCAAATTCTTGAACTATTCCGTGTTTCAAAGGTTGGAACAATTGCTGGTTCAATGATGATGAGTGGAAAAATAACGCGGGATTCAAGCGTACGTTTAATCCGTGATGGAATTGTGATTTTTGATGGTAAAATTGGTTCATTACGTCGTGGTAAAGATGACGTTAAGGAAGTTAAGAATGGAACTGACTTTGGAATGACCATTGAAAATTATAATGATGAAAAAGTTGGCGATGAAGTTGAAGTTTATCAAATGGTCGAAGTTAAGCCGAAGTAA
- a CDS encoding DUF3397 family protein: protein MFSIFDWKLGLGAILIIWIFLNLGHSLPLIKMIPKHIKPLSIVVPLFWWEIGAISFQSWQLAFIPYLFLMFILWGIALAVFQGFLGQHYTFRRFIRVWWRIIELTTLITLIIFIIMGWGH from the coding sequence ATGTTTTCAATATTTGATTGGAAGCTTGGTTTGGGAGCGATCTTAATTATTTGGATCTTTTTGAATCTGGGTCATTCATTACCGTTAATAAAAATGATTCCAAAGCATATCAAACCTCTTAGTATTGTTGTTCCATTATTTTGGTGGGAAATTGGCGCCATTTCCTTTCAGAGTTGGCAATTAGCATTTATACCCTATCTTTTTTTAATGTTTATATTATGGGGAATTGCACTTGCTGTATTTCAAGGATTTTTAGGGCAACATTATACATTTAGACGCTTTATCAGAGTATGGTGGAGAATTATTGAATTAACCACATTAATTACTCTGATTATTTTTATCATTATGGGTTGGGGGCATTAA
- the rnpM gene encoding RNase P modulator RnpM gives MKERKIPMRKDLVTGEMVPKQDLIRIVKTPDGTVKLDETNRANGRGAYLKVDVEIAKKAKQRRTFDKAFSTHLDDLFYDELIAYVDHQQGRRELFGNGK, from the coding sequence ATGAAAGAACGTAAAATTCCAATGCGCAAAGATCTTGTAACGGGTGAGATGGTCCCAAAGCAAGATTTAATTCGGATCGTTAAAACTCCCGATGGAACGGTTAAGTTAGATGAAACTAATCGAGCCAATGGTCGGGGGGCTTATTTAAAAGTTGATGTTGAAATTGCTAAGAAGGCAAAGCAACGCCGTACTTTTGATAAGGCATTTAGCACCCACTTAGATGATCTATTCTATGATGAATTAATTGCTTATGTCGACCATCAACAAGGACGACGGGAATTATTTGGAAATGGAAAATAG